The DNA window GCTCTATTAATTCACCCTCTACATGAATTTCTTCAAGAAAATCTTTAGAAATTTTGAGCGCCAAAGTTTCATCACCGTTGTGAAACTTAGGGTCTGCAATATCGTGCAATAGCGCAGAAAGTTCTATTACTTCTAGATTTCCGCCTTCTTTTTCGGCTATTTTTTTAGAGATTTTCCAGACGCGTTCTATGTGAAACCAATCGTGTCCTGCTTCTGCACCTTCTAGTTTTTCTTTAACAAAATTTATGGTAAGGGTAATGTGATTTTTCATGTTCCAAAACTACGAAAACCAATCGAAAACAATGCTCCAAAGTTTACTGTGTTTTGCTCTAAAAAAATTAATGTGCCCTATTTCTTCTCCATTGCTTTCGTGAGGATGCACGGTTCTGTAAATAGGTTTCATATTGACATAGGTTTCGTTCATGAGCAGTTTCATTCCCGTTTCTGTAATCCAATCATCATCTTGCATGTTGAGATATAAGACTTCTTGATGTAAATTTTTAGAGAAATTCTCCGTTTTTTCGAGTAATCGATTTACGGATTTTCGATTCATGATGAGAGTTCGCCAATCATCTGAAACACCTTTGGGTAAAGATTCGCCTAAATTCACAAAATACGTCTTGAAATATCCTTTTACCCGAGTAAGTAATGGTTGATACAAGCCAAAACCCAATAATCCCAACATTTTAATTCTTGGAGAAAGATGTCCAAAATAAGTATTTTGAGTGGCCACGAAACAGAATTTTTCAAAAATTTCTGAACCTTTATTCATTCCGAGGATTAAAGCGCCCACAGAATGACCGATTAGAAATTTTCGGTGATTTGGATAATGCTCCTCTATAAAATCTGTAACGGCTTTATAATCTGTATTTCCCCAAGTTATCATGCTCGCTTTAAAACCTCTGAGCTGGTCTGGTTTAGAAAGCGCCACTCCTCTGTAATCATAGGTTATCACCACAAATCCCAATTCTGCAAAATGTTGTGCAAA is part of the Cloacibacterium normanense genome and encodes:
- a CDS encoding alpha/beta hydrolase family protein, producing the protein MNNTITIHTQDQYPIIATLFEPENANGKLLLVNSATGVKQQTYYAFAQHFAELGFVVITYDYRGVALSKPDQLRGFKASMITWGNTDYKAVTDFIEEHYPNHRKFLIGHSVGALILGMNKGSEIFEKFCFVATQNTYFGHLSPRIKMLGLLGFGLYQPLLTRVKGYFKTYFVNLGESLPKGVSDDWRTLIMNRKSVNRLLEKTENFSKNLHQEVLYLNMQDDDWITETGMKLLMNETYVNMKPIYRTVHPHESNGEEIGHINFFRAKHSKLWSIVFDWFS